Proteins from a single region of Pseudorasbora parva isolate DD20220531a chromosome 22, ASM2467924v1, whole genome shotgun sequence:
- the fam217bb gene encoding protein FAM217B isoform X2 produces the protein MLIMANTTNRQHDTKIKSHATSKNRQKERRQRQNSDGAKESGGRGKGSSARPVKVLREDEDEGCTLQSKARDEDSASDLSDSERYSVLPAQIAPPDLNLRAEVIDPSDFHPSRCGQDKFRGSYPDFLPPPFNSWSLKQLAVYLNTDGKGAPRPKPVGQLERYLDRLLQMEWHQIQSVQEDGSKSNGPLPKARHLPHSSSHLSLSSPKCILQCQRAFPLALLSSLATLQISSCTCLHCQNQYPILNGSCRSYAYHHHTRLSPLLEKKRQASGLPKRSSSESRAHQMEPRRRSREHRLSDPLSESSHMRRMQAVGNIRNPVGSTGNPDQASTADTTASIGDVKKRRPGERSHSCGGVREAGFRARGRSEQRKSCDKTQQDSKVSCAASSDGLQRSKDSATSRLTRKQKHVEFVTM, from the exons ATGTTGATCATGGCGAACACCACAAACAG GCAACACGACACAAAGATCAAATCTCATGCGACTTCTAAAAACCGACAAAAGGAGCGACGACAAAGACAAAACAGCGATGGTGCAAAAGAGAGCGGTGGCAGAGGTAAAGGTTCAAGTGCAAGGCCTGTAAAAGTGCTGAGAGAAGATGAAGATGAGGGCTGTACACTGCAAAGTAAAGCCAGAGATGAGGACAGCGCCAGCGACCTCTCAGATTCAGAAAGATATTCTGTGCTTCCCGCTCAGATCGCTCCGCCTGACCTCAACCTGCGtgcagaggtcatagatccgtCTGACTTTCATCCTTCCCGATGCGGACAGGACAAGTTCAGAGGAAGCTATCCAGATTTCTTACCGCCTCCTTTCAATTCTTGGAGTCTCAAACAGTTAGCGGTGTACCTGAACACGGACGGCAAGGGCGCTCCTCGACCCAAGCCCGTCGGGCAGCTCGAGAGATACTTGGACCGGCTGTTGCAGATGGAATGGCATCAGATCCAAAGCGTCCAAGAAGACGGCAGCAAATCTAACGGCCCATTACCTAAAGCTCGCCATTTGCCTCACTCGTCTTCTCATCTCAGCCTCAGCTCTCCTAAATGCATCCTCCAGTGTCAGCGCGCGTTCCCTTTGGCGTTACTCTCCTCTTTGGCCACCCTTCAGATTTCAAGCTGTACCTGTCTACATTGCCAGAATCAGTATCCCATCTTGAACGGATCATGCCGCTCTTATGCCTACCATCACCACACACGCTTGAGTCCACTCCTGGAGAAGAAGCGCCAGGCGTCGGGTTTGCCTAAACGGAGCAGCAGCGAGAGCAGGGCTCATCAGATGGAGCCCAGACGCAGGTCCCGCGAGCACAGGCTCAGTGACCCTCTGAGTGAGAGCAGCCACATGAGGCGCATGCAAGCTGTCGGGAACATTCGCAATCCTGTTGGTTCCACAGGCAATCCTGACCAAGCTTCTACTGCAGATACAACAGCCAGTATCGGCGATGTGAAAAAGAGAAGGCCGGGGGAAAGGAGCCATTCCTGTGGGGGCGTGAGGGAGGCTGGCTTTAGGGCACGAGGACGCAGTGAACAAAGGAAGAGCTGTGATAAAACACAGCAGGACTCTAAAGTGTCGTGTGCTGCAAGTTCAGATGGTTTACAGCGATCCAAAGACTCTGCAACTAGTCGACTGACCAGGAAGCAGAAACACGTCGAATTTGTCACGATGTAA
- the pdrg1 gene encoding p53 and DNA damage-regulated protein 1 yields the protein MDESAQQIWEHLTEVEVAAEDILADKQQIVDLDLRRNKNREALNALRNHSSNDNVKVCFGNMFIKFPQESTRSMILKDQEQLDKEITDLRKRLKAKVNRLNELQGKPELIGYNLAPLSNDEMKAINSLLKR from the exons ATGGACGAGAGTGCACAGCAAATATGGGAGCATTTGACTGAAGTAGAGGTTGCTGCAGAAGACATACTTGCTGACAAACAACAG ATTGTGGATCTGGATTTGCGGAGAAACAAAAATCGTGAAGCACTCAACGCTTTACGAAATCATTCCTCAAACG ATAATGTTAAGGTGTGTTTTGGAAATATGTTCATCAAATTCCCCCAGGAGAGCACCAGATCCATGATCCTTAAAG ACCAAGAACAACTTGATAAGGAAATAACTGACCTCCGCAAACGTCTAAAAGCAAAAGTAAATCGTCTCAATGAGCTACAAG GTAAGCCTGAGCTGATAGGATATAACCTCGCCCCTCTGAGCAATGATGAGATGAAGGCAATTAACAGCCTCCTTAAGAGATGA